From the genome of Flavobacteriales bacterium:
TCTCCAATCCGGCCGTCACCAGCTTTTCCGCGTGCTGCATGTCTACTTTACCTCCAACGCCAGACGCAGCCATGTAGCCATCGCCCAAGGTTTTAATACGCATGCATCCGTTGCTCGTTATCACCTCATCAAAACCAGTAAAAATGTCTGTCAGCTCATCTACAAGTACGGTTGGTGCTAGGTGCGAGGTGATGCCTGTGTAGTCCACCATATCGCAGAACATGATGCTCGTGTGCTCATGGATTACGGGTTGATAACCACCCGTCTTTTTCAACTCCTGAATAACAGCACTTGGCAGCAAGTAGCGAAGCAGCGCATCTGATTTTTGGCGCTCAATCTGAAGGTCGATGTGTGTTTTGATACGCGCCTGAACCACTTGCGCATTGAAGGGTTTTGAGATGAAATCGGCACCGCCAATGGCAAAACCTTTGGTCTCGTCAGAGGCTTCGTTCAGTGAAGTGAGAAAAATGATGGGAACAGACGCAGTCAGTTCATTCGATTTCAAATGCTGGCAAGCTGTGTATCCATCCATTTCGGGCATCATCACATCCATCAATACCAAGTCGATAGAAGCATCTTTGGTTACCAGTTCCACAGCTTTCAATCCGTTCTTGGCTACCTTAATGTTGTAGGTATCTTTGAGTAGGGCGGTAAGTAGTTGCAGATTCTCAACCGAATCGTCTACAATAAGAATCGTGTTTCTACCGGTTACGGTAAGTCCAAAACTATTCATGCCCTTCCATCTTATTCAGCA
Proteins encoded in this window:
- a CDS encoding response regulator, with the protein product MNSFGLTVTGRNTILIVDDSVENLQLLTALLKDTYNIKVAKNGLKAVELVTKDASIDLVLMDVMMPEMDGYTACQHLKSNELTASVPIIFLTSLNEASDETKGFAIGGADFISKPFNAQVVQARIKTHIDLQIERQKSDALLRYLLPSAVIQELKKTGGYQPVIHEHTSIMFCDMVDYTGITSHLAPTVLVDELTDIFTGFDEVITSNGCMRIKTLGDGYMAASGVGGKVDMQHAEKLVTAGLEIIDFLDKRNSTHEQQWTCRVGIHSGSLISGLVGKTRCQFDVMGDDVNIASRVESNGRPMKLTITEATASLLSPGAFKLEQLGLADLKGKGEMMLIDASRA